The following proteins come from a genomic window of Zonotrichia leucophrys gambelii isolate GWCS_2022_RI chromosome 4, RI_Zleu_2.0, whole genome shotgun sequence:
- the LOC135447509 gene encoding T-cell surface glycoprotein CD8 alpha chain-like isoform X2, whose protein sequence is MKLRSPKDMGQLRVGQKLELECHTDRSYGASWIRQDSSGTLHFIVFFSSMSRPTFEGGQKTSTRFEASKDSTIYRLAVKSFTPQDQGSYFCVMNLNQMLHFSPGQRAFLPDTTVLAPSTPGLTTQGGTTEGDSCLETPDPDSRMLKDLDSFCLVFLWLPSAGLCLLLLQLLATTIVLHQLKVAPTPSRCTSGLKPQPCP, encoded by the exons ATGAAGCTCAGGTCTCCCAAGGACATGGGGCAGCTCCGGGTGGGAcagaagctggagctggagtgTCACACTGACAGGAGCTATGGGGCATCCTGGATCCGCCAGGACAGCAGTGGGACCCTTCACTTCATTGTCTTCTTCAGTTCCATGTCCCGGCCCACGTTTGAGGGGGGACAGAAAACGTCCACACGCTTTGAGGCGAGCAAAGACAGCACGATCTATCGGCTGGCAGTGAAATCTTTCACACCACAGGACCAGGGCAGCTATTTCTGCGTGATGAATCTCAACCAAATGCTGCACTTCAGCCCTGGCCAGCGAGCCTTCCTCCCAG ACACCACTGTACTGGCACCTAGCACTCCAGGACTCACCACCCAGGGGGGCACCACTGAAGGGGACTCCTGCCTGGAGACACCAGATCCAG ACAGCAGAATGCTGAAAGACCTGGATTCCTTCTGCCTTGTCTTCCTGTGGCTcccctcagcagggctctgcctcctgctcctccagctcctggccacCACCATCGTGCTGCATCAACTTAAGGTTGCACCTACTCCCTCTAGGTGCACCTCAGGCCTGAaaccacagccctgtccctga
- the LOC135447509 gene encoding T-cell surface glycoprotein CD8 alpha chain-like isoform X1, producing MDTSPALLLLLALGFCCPGIDGQKLEMKLRSPKDMGQLRVGQKLELECHTDRSYGASWIRQDSSGTLHFIVFFSSMSRPTFEGGQKTSTRFEASKDSTIYRLAVKSFTPQDQGSYFCVMNLNQMLHFSPGQRAFLPDTTVLAPSTPGLTTQGGTTEGDSCLETPDPDSRMLKDLDSFCLVFLWLPSAGLCLLLLQLLATTIVLHQLKVAPTPSRCTSGLKPQPCP from the exons ATGGACacatctcctgccctgctcctgctgctcgctctgggattct gctgccctgggatCGATGGCCAGAAACTGGAGATGAAGCTCAGGTCTCCCAAGGACATGGGGCAGCTCCGGGTGGGAcagaagctggagctggagtgTCACACTGACAGGAGCTATGGGGCATCCTGGATCCGCCAGGACAGCAGTGGGACCCTTCACTTCATTGTCTTCTTCAGTTCCATGTCCCGGCCCACGTTTGAGGGGGGACAGAAAACGTCCACACGCTTTGAGGCGAGCAAAGACAGCACGATCTATCGGCTGGCAGTGAAATCTTTCACACCACAGGACCAGGGCAGCTATTTCTGCGTGATGAATCTCAACCAAATGCTGCACTTCAGCCCTGGCCAGCGAGCCTTCCTCCCAG ACACCACTGTACTGGCACCTAGCACTCCAGGACTCACCACCCAGGGGGGCACCACTGAAGGGGACTCCTGCCTGGAGACACCAGATCCAG ACAGCAGAATGCTGAAAGACCTGGATTCCTTCTGCCTTGTCTTCCTGTGGCTcccctcagcagggctctgcctcctgctcctccagctcctggccacCACCATCGTGCTGCATCAACTTAAGGTTGCACCTACTCCCTCTAGGTGCACCTCAGGCCTGAaaccacagccctgtccctga
- the LOC135447510 gene encoding T-cell surface glycoprotein CD8 alpha chain-like, with translation MDTSPALLLLLALGFCCPGIYGQKLEMKLRSPKDMGQLRVGQRLELECHTDRSHGASWIRQDSSGTLHFIVFINSLSRPTFEGGQKTSTRFEASKDSTIYRLAVKSFTPQDQGSYFCVMNLNQMLHFSPGQRAFLPATTTVAPSTTAPTTQGSTTEEPNLTTAEPEGRMQGDLNFFCHIFIWVPLAGACLLLLLALVITIVLCQQTRRRRCRCKRPANGKPPTKPRTPN, from the exons ATGGACAcgtctcctgccctgctcctgctgctcgctctgggattct gctgccctgggatCTATGGCCAGAAACTGGAGATGAAGCTCAGGTCTCCCAAGGACATGGGGCAGCTCCGGGTGGGacagaggctggagctggagtgTCACACTGACAGGAGCCATGGGGCATCCTGGATCCGCCAGGACAGCAGTGGGACCCTTCACTTCATTGTCTTCATCAATTCCCTGTCCCGGCCCACGTTTGAGGGGGGACAGAAAACGTCCACACGCTTTGAGGCGAGCAAAGACAGCACGATCTATCGGCTGGCAGTGAAATCTTTCACACCACAGGACCAGGGCAGCTATTTCTGCGTGATGAATCTCAACCAAATGCTGCACTTCAGCCCTGGCCAGCGAGCCTTCCTCCCAG CCACCACCACAGTGGCACCCAGCACAACAGCACCCACCACCCAGGGCAGCACCACTGAGGAGCCCAACCTCACAACTGCTGAGCCAG AGGGAAGAATGCAGGGAGATCTGAATTTCTTCTGCCACATCTTCATCTGGGTGCCCTTGGCAGGtgcctgcctcctgctcctccttgccCTGGTGATCACCATCGTGCTGTGCCAAC AAACCAGAAGACGAAGATGCAGGTGCAAGAG ACCTGCAAACGGGAAACCTCCCACCAAACCCAGGACGCCAAACTAG
- the CD8B gene encoding T-cell surface glycoprotein CD8 beta chain: MARPWLHLCICLQIPGFYTTLLLAQTPGHILTQTSNKTEILCDLKKEHTGVYWYRWSQERQQFQFLLFSNTMGRATYGPEVRQDKFSAHEARSQSSYSLHISHLQPSDSGIYYCSTSQASQLLVGTGTQLTVVDVLPPKTTQTPVSKKPLPRTTKRKPASREGPCSPLVWIPLAAAVLLLLLSLVPTAYRLHRLRRRLRLRIHRQ, translated from the exons ATGGCCCGGCCATGGCTCCATCTCTGCATCTGCCTCCAGATCCCAG GTTTTTATACAACTCTGCTATTAGCCCAAACTCCAGGGCATAttctaacccaaaccagcaATAAAACTGAAATCCTCTGTGACCTGAAGAAGGAGCACACCGGGGTGTACTGGTACCGCTGGAGCCAGGAGAGGCAACAATTCCAGTTCTTGTTGTTCTCCAACACAATGGGCAGAGCCACCTATGGCCCAGAGGTGAGGCAGGACAAGTTCAGTGCCCATGAGGCGAGGTCCCAGAGCTCCTACAGCCTGCACATCAGccacctgcagccctcagaCAGCGGCATCTACTACTGCTCCACGTCCCAGGCCTCCCAGCTGCTCGTGGGCACTGGCACACAGCTCACAGTGG TTGATGTTTTGCCTCCAAAGACCACGCAGACACCAGTGTCCAAAAAGCCTCTGCCACGCACAACCAAAAGGAAACCTGCCAGCAGGGAAG GTCCCTGCAGTCCCCTGGTCTGgatccctctggctgctgctgtcctgctgctgctgctgagcctggtGCCCACCGCCTACCGCCTGCACC GTCTGCGGCGGAGGCTGCGGCTTCGCATCCACAGGCAGTAA
- the LOC135447141 gene encoding uncharacterized protein LOC135447141 has protein sequence MEGDCDQREGRSSWHHQPCLCCGENAFKFVIAGFTLLSGMCIVLSTHCVQLTHQHLGKNVTHSHLERHLDTQATAQHRLRRHTKTGTDWPWSQAYIRHTGIMGLNSSKGLNLSTVVMHGAEVYLENEWGWDSTNRLPQLLGKVGQQIKVGCRVINGSTHQQVTQISVIEIKTKKNQNKICAVENLDCWYNFTLVQPVFVVCLWAHNSMGLSFKFKISTTAPSFAAIKISKCHFLAWHAPRYVEIGNQVKLEIKYSQESVADPMQINDTTVTVTAPDSHKWIIPLTCLCETKTLDRSELDMEASWYNQDYGRCPHLIITLQVWCQGNLSVEMSPKLGGKWWIGGPEGFKKEFAIIAVLPPFISKIGPYVVKKNHIQELLTGPVRSLKKVVLSLSTVNISSVSPHCAPFLSILHTGWLAWLHSRSLQAARARRDLLATALGGGAAGLGVLNSMDAEVLANKLETVTSGVQGLLKPLNSSLSSLGMGQWLVSEVLPTWEQISEKDHQMLLRALGEEQSNISLALSCIQAQMWVQSVVAGILRDGDNGILPTEIRKIVWDAATEKERQLQAWWRLVNFTHDQALNAVIAHVLTVAEAHIEKVYPIVALGVNTNGSVVYPLEHRMWARVSDGRWETVDLEACILERGLGFICEDDALKASDVCFDTKEGVCHFEINPQSSNRTMILYVGKGCVCFRTMCKYVQINEAYNQTVFSDSNMCACNVATIRGCDFVYKPPVLTSQLLIRNYTLYRSITPTPIGMDLSLVKEMLEHADLQQLLENAKAQAKKVLITVHHDGKVIKQVMERIKRAGEHHWWEVFFGWSPTATGIFNTLLHPIVVILLMQICVCFAMVVTCYRMRQVKLCFDNQVKGAGLAKSLLK, from the coding sequence ATGGAAGGCGATTGTGACCAGCGGGAAGGGCGATCTTCGTGGCATCACCAGCCCTGTTTGTGCTGCGGggaaaatgctttcaaatttGTGATTGCAGGATTTACTTTGCTTTCTGGTATGTGCATAGTGCTGAGCACCCACTGTGTCCAACTGACCCATCAGCATCTTGGTAAAAATGTCACTCATTCTCACTTAGAAAGGCACCTTGACACACAggccacagctcagcacaggcttAGGAGGCACACAAAAACTGGGACTGATTGGCCCTGGTCCCAAGCTTACATAAGACACACAGGAATCATGGGATTAAATTCTAGCAAAGGCTTAAATTTGTCAACAGTGGTTATGCATGGGGCAGAGGTGTACTTGGAAAATGAGTGGGGCTGGGATAGCACAAACAGacttccacagctgctgggaaaggtgGGACAGCAAATAAAGGTGGGGTGCAGGGTAATTAATGGATCCACTCACCAGCAAGTAACTCAAATCTCTGTCATTGAAATAAAAACTAAGAAGAATCAGAACAAAATCTGTGCTGTGGAAAATTTGGACTGCTGGTACAATTTTACTTTGGTCCAGCCAGTCTTTGTGGTTTGCCTTTGGGCACACAACAGCATGGGGCTGTCCTTTAAATTTAAGATCAGCACCACAGCACCCTCATTTGCTGCCATTAAGATCTCAAAGTGCCATTTTTTGGCCTGGCATGCACCCCGTTATGTTGAAATTGGCAACCAGGTAAAACTGGAAATTAAATACTCCCAAGAAAGTGTTGCTGACCCAATGCAAATTAATGACACCACCGTGACTGTCACAGCCCCTGACAGCCATAAGTGGATCATTCCACTGACCTGCCTCTGTGAGACCAAAACACTTGATAGATCTGAATTAGACATGGAGGCTTCGTGGTATAATCAGGATTATGGACGCTGCCCACACCTGATCATAACCCTCCAGGTGTGGTGTCAAGGAAACCTGAGCGTAGAAATGTCCCCCAAACTCGGAGGAAAGTGGTGGATAGGAGGCCCCGaaggatttaaaaaagaatttgcCATCATTGCTGTCTTGCcccctttcatttccaaaataggtCCTTACGTAGTGAAGAAAAATCACATCCAGGAGCTGTTGACAGGGCCTGTCCGGTCACTAAAGAAGGTGGTGCTGTCTCTCTCCACTGTTAACATTTCCTCTGTCAGCCCACACTGTGCCCCTTTCCTGTCCATTCTGCACACTGGCTGGCTGGCCTGGCTCCACAGCCGCTCCCTCCAGGCCGCCCGGGCCAGGAgggacctgctggccacagccctgggaggaggagctgctggcctgggagtCCTCAACAGCATGGACGCTGAAGTCTTGGCAAACAAGCTGGAGACTGTCACCTCGGGCGTGCAGGGCCTCCTCAAGCCCCTGAATTCATCCCTGTCCAGCCTTGGGATGGGGCAGTGGCTTGTGTCAGAGGTGCTTCCCACCTGGGAACAAATAAGTGAGAAAGACCATCAGATGCTGTTGCGAGCCCTGGGCGAGGAACAAAGTAACATCTCTCTTGCTCTTAGCTGCATCCAGGCCCAGATGTGGGTGCAGAGTGTTGTTGCAGGCATCCTGAGAGATGGTGACAACGGCATCCTGCCCACCGAGATCCGAAAGATCGTGTGGGACGCGGCCACAGAGAAGGAGCGGCAGCTCCAGGCCTGGTGGAGGCTCGTCAACTTCACCCACGACCAGGCCCTCAACGCGGTCATTGCCCACGTCCTCACTGTGGCAGAGGCTCACATTGAAAAGGTTTACCCCATCGTGGCCCTGGGGGTGAACACCAACGGGTCTGTGGTCTACCCCCTGGAGCACCGCATGTGGGCCAGGGTGTCTGACGGGAGGTGGGAGACGGTGGATTTGGAAGCCTGCATTTTGGAGAGGGGGCTGGGATTCATATGCGAAGATGATGCCCTTAAGGCGAGTGATGTGTGCTTTGACACCAAAGAAGGGGTGTGCCACTTTGAGATCAACCCCCAGAGCAGTAACAGAACCATGATACTGTACGTAGGGAAGGGCTGCGTGTGCTTCAGAACTATGTGTAAATACGTGCAGATTAATGAAGCTTATAACCAGACTGTGTTTAGTGACTCAAATATGTGTGCTTGCAATGTAGCTACTATTAGAGGTTGTGATTTTGTGTATAAACCACCCGTGCTTACTAGCCAGTTGCTAATCAGAAACTATACCTTGTATCGTAGTATAACCCCAACCCCCATAGGTATGGATTTATCACTTGTAAAAGAAATGTTAGAGCATGCAGATTTGCAGCAGCTGCTAGAAAATGCCAAGGCCCAAGCTAAAAAGGTCCTAATAACGGTTCACCACGATGGTAAAGTTATAAAACAGGTCATGGAACGAATTAAGAGGGCGGGAGAGCACCACTGGTGGGAAGTTTTTTTTGGCTGGTCCCCCACGGCCACTGGCATTTTCAACACGCTGCTGCACCCCATTGTAGTCATCCTGCTGATGCAAATCTGTGTGTGCTTTGCCATGGTAGTCACTTGTTACCGGATGAGGCAGGTGAAGCTCTGCTTTGATAACCAGGtgaaaggagcagggctggccaaGAGCCTCCTGAAATAG